A single genomic interval of bacterium Unc6 harbors:
- a CDS encoding aspartate-semialdehyde dehydrogenase, whose amino-acid sequence MKKYNVAVIGVGAVGIETIRVLRQRNFPTEKLVVMARRQRTIEVDGHKYDVIETTPDAFKGMEIVFFAGTEGEKGAAVIFAKPAIQCGAVVIDNGADFRMEDSVPLIIPEVNPEDIKTHKGIIANPNCSTIQMVVAINPIHRAAGVKRIVVTTFQSASGAGRKAIEDLKKQSEELLLKNKILSDGGSFAHPLAFNVIPQIGSFTKLDYTTEEWKIVKETRKIMHEPNMFINATAIRVPVFNAHSESVYFETKDNITLEQIRKILSKSEGIVLLDEPSTGTYPMPVNVTGKDPVYVGRMRKDPDVKNAFVMWVVADNLRKGAATNAIQIAEKL is encoded by the coding sequence TTGAAAAAATATAATGTTGCTGTTATAGGGGTTGGGGCTGTTGGCATAGAAACGATAAGGGTTTTAAGACAGAGGAATTTCCCGACAGAAAAACTTGTTGTAATGGCAAGAAGACAGAGAACAATAGAGGTTGACGGACACAAATATGATGTTATAGAAACCACACCAGATGCTTTTAAGGGGATGGAGATAGTATTTTTTGCAGGAACAGAAGGTGAAAAAGGCGCAGCAGTAATATTTGCAAAGCCCGCCATCCAGTGTGGGGCAGTTGTTATAGACAACGGTGCTGATTTCAGGATGGAAGATAGTGTTCCTCTTATTATTCCTGAGGTCAACCCGGAAGATATAAAAACTCATAAGGGAATAATTGCAAATCCAAACTGTTCTACCATACAGATGGTTGTTGCAATAAATCCAATACATAGGGCCGCAGGAGTAAAAAGGATTGTTGTAACCACATTTCAATCAGCATCAGGAGCAGGCAGGAAGGCAATAGAGGATTTAAAAAAACAATCTGAAGAACTTCTTTTGAAAAACAAGATTTTATCTGATGGAGGGTCATTTGCTCATCCGCTTGCATTTAATGTTATCCCTCAGATAGGCAGTTTTACCAAGCTTGATTATACGACAGAAGAATGGAAGATTGTAAAAGAAACAAGAAAGATTATGCATGAGCCCAATATGTTTATAAATGCAACAGCCATAAGGGTTCCAGTATTTAATGCTCATTCTGAATCAGTCTATTTTGAAACGAAAGACAATATAACCCTTGAACAGATAAGAAAGATTTTATCAAAATCAGAAGGGATTGTTCTTCTTGATGAGCCTTCCACAGGCACATATCCTATGCCTGTAAATGTAACAGGCAAAGACCCTGTTTATGTCGGAAGGATGAGGAAAGACCCTGATGTAAAGAATGCGTTTGTAATGTGGGTTGTTGCAGACAACTTAAGAAAAGGAGCGGCAACAAACGCAATCCAGATAGCAGAAAAATTATAG
- a CDS encoding electron transport complex subunit RsxA, translating into MEFFVRLFFLFLSAILVNNFVLSRFLGLCSFIGVSRKTEVALGMGAAVIFVITIASIITWPVYNFVLVPAHLEFLNILTFILVIASFVQLVEMFIKKFYPPLYKSLGIYLPLITVNCIVLFVALLNVQQELTFVESVFQSIGAGVGYALAIVLLTTIRERLELVDIPESLKGAPIAFIIAGLMALAFQGFQGLIPITR; encoded by the coding sequence ATGGAATTTTTTGTCAGGTTGTTTTTTTTATTTTTAAGTGCTATACTTGTAAATAATTTTGTTCTTTCCCGTTTCTTGGGGCTTTGTTCTTTTATCGGTGTATCAAGAAAGACAGAAGTTGCACTTGGGATGGGCGCTGCTGTTATATTTGTTATAACAATAGCATCCATTATTACCTGGCCTGTATATAACTTTGTTCTTGTCCCCGCGCACCTTGAGTTTCTGAATATTTTAACGTTTATACTTGTTATAGCCTCCTTCGTTCAGCTTGTGGAGATGTTTATTAAGAAGTTTTACCCGCCCCTGTACAAGTCGCTCGGAATATATCTTCCGCTTATCACTGTTAACTGTATTGTGCTTTTTGTTGCATTGTTGAATGTTCAACAGGAACTTACATTTGTAGAAAGTGTGTTTCAGAGTATTGGTGCGGGTGTCGGTTATGCACTGGCAATTGTTCTTCTTACAACAATAAGAGAGAGGTTGGAACTTGTAGATATTCCTGAGTCTTTAAAAGGAGCGCCGATTGCCTTTATTATTGCAGGACTGATGGCGCTTGCATTTCAGGGATTTCAGGGTTTGATTCCAATTACAAGATAA
- a CDS encoding single-stranded-DNA-specific exonuclease RecJ has product MKWIIQELSKDRELFSRNLQISPLLAQILLNRNIKSLKSAEEFLSCRYSSFHAHEKLLGIEKAKERIRTAIAKKEKIIVYGDYDADGITATALIVKFLKRFKVNAGWYIPDRIEEGYGISRQFLNNILSCQVEQAKDISLIITVDCGISAKDEIGFLQSKGIDVIVTDHHCIPKDGIPSAFACINPHQLDCSYPDDNLAGVGIAFKLIQSLQDNRVLEEFFDIVCIGTVADVVPLIGENRIFVKHGLRKLQYTNDYGISALINTSGLTGRTLRSEHIAFILGPRINAVGRLGDPNKAMQLLLSEDRKTAFEIARILEDANRERKRQEDRILREVQGRIEQEIDLRNTYALVIEGSGWSTGIIGIVASRIVDIYSRPCVIVCSDEKEIWKGSGRSIEKFNLIEGLNQCSDVLEKYGGHTFAAGIAIKKDNLARFKSKLNTAASDILKLEDLRENINVDASIELKDITPDFLEEMEKIEPFGQGNPKPIFVARNLKVKASSLTKDGKTIVWLTDGNVVYQGTIKKRLQNIKHYVSTPVSVDIAFGASLTYIENMASVKIDIIDLKISSVF; this is encoded by the coding sequence ATGAAATGGATTATACAAGAACTTTCAAAAGATAGAGAACTTTTTTCCAGAAACTTACAAATATCTCCTCTGCTTGCACAAATCCTTCTTAATAGAAATATTAAAAGTCTGAAATCTGCTGAAGAATTCTTATCCTGTAGATACTCGTCTTTTCATGCCCATGAAAAATTACTCGGTATAGAAAAAGCAAAAGAAAGAATAAGAACCGCTATTGCAAAAAAAGAAAAAATTATTGTCTACGGTGATTATGATGCAGATGGGATTACCGCAACCGCTCTTATTGTAAAATTTTTAAAAAGATTTAAAGTAAATGCAGGCTGGTATATACCTGACAGGATAGAAGAAGGATATGGGATATCAAGACAGTTTTTGAATAATATACTATCTTGCCAGGTAGAACAGGCAAAAGATATTTCACTTATTATAACCGTTGACTGTGGAATATCTGCAAAAGATGAGATAGGATTTTTACAATCAAAGGGAATAGATGTTATTGTAACCGATCATCATTGTATCCCTAAAGATGGTATCCCTTCGGCATTTGCCTGTATAAACCCACATCAGTTGGATTGCTCTTATCCTGATGACAATCTTGCAGGTGTCGGGATTGCGTTTAAACTAATACAATCTTTGCAGGATAACAGAGTTCTTGAGGAATTTTTTGATATTGTATGCATAGGAACAGTTGCCGATGTTGTTCCGCTTATTGGTGAGAATAGAATATTTGTAAAACACGGTTTAAGAAAACTTCAATATACAAATGACTATGGAATATCTGCTCTTATTAACACAAGCGGTCTTACAGGCAGGACATTACGCTCTGAGCATATTGCATTTATATTGGGACCGAGAATAAATGCGGTAGGAAGATTGGGCGATCCAAACAAGGCAATGCAACTTTTGCTCTCGGAAGATAGGAAGACTGCTTTTGAGATTGCAAGGATATTAGAAGATGCAAACAGGGAAAGAAAAAGACAGGAGGACCGTATTCTACGGGAGGTGCAGGGAAGAATTGAACAAGAAATAGATTTGAGAAATACATATGCATTAGTTATAGAGGGCAGCGGATGGTCAACAGGAATAATTGGTATTGTTGCATCAAGGATTGTGGATATTTATTCAAGGCCCTGTGTAATTGTATGCAGTGATGAGAAAGAAATATGGAAAGGTTCTGGAAGGTCAATTGAAAAGTTTAATCTTATAGAAGGCTTGAACCAGTGTTCAGATGTTCTTGAGAAATATGGCGGACACACCTTCGCTGCTGGCATTGCCATAAAGAAGGATAACCTTGCAAGATTTAAATCAAAATTAAACACAGCAGCATCTGATATCTTAAAACTGGAAGATTTAAGAGAAAATATAAATGTTGATGCGTCCATTGAACTAAAAGATATTACACCCGACTTTTTAGAAGAAATGGAAAAGATTGAACCTTTCGGACAGGGCAATCCTAAACCGATATTTGTTGCAAGGAACCTGAAAGTAAAAGCATCCTCTCTTACAAAGGATGGAAAAACTATTGTCTGGCTTACAGATGGAAATGTGGTATATCAGGGAACGATAAAAAAAAGACTACAAAATATAAAACATTATGTTTCAACACCTGTAAGTGTGGACATTGCTTTTGGTGCATCTTTAACATATATTGAAAATATGGCTTCCGTAAAAATTGATATAATAGACCTTAAAATATCCTCTGTGTTTTAG
- a CDS encoding 3-isopropylmalate dehydratase large subunit → MTISEKILAKHSGKKYVKPGELILARVDFCLGNDVTAPVAINEFYHIGSKKVFNTNKIALVPDHFTPNKDIKSATQTKIIREFAKTQKIRYYFEVGRMGVEHALLPELALVGPGMLVVGADSHTCTYGAMGCFSTGVGSTDLACAMILGKVWLKVPQQIKFICKGRFKKWVGGKDLILSIIGDIGVDGALDRSMEFEGSAIEILPIEERLAMCNMAVEAGAQNGIIAPDGLTQKYLEQGLKRAKQDGFPGDTMRYFNFDLKSDENAIYEKVHQYNVDNLLPLVALPHLPSNVKPAREIKNMKIDQVIIGSCTNGRITDLRIAAKILKGKKVHKNVRLIVIPATQWTYRQANREELLDIFVDAGGAVSTPTCGPCLGGHMGILAEGERAVATTNRNFVGRMGHPKSEVILSGPAVAISSAILGRVADPEEIKR, encoded by the coding sequence ATGACAATATCAGAAAAAATACTTGCAAAACACAGCGGGAAAAAATATGTTAAACCGGGAGAACTGATACTTGCGAGGGTTGATTTCTGTTTAGGCAATGATGTAACGGCACCTGTTGCAATAAATGAGTTTTATCATATAGGTTCAAAAAAGGTTTTTAACACAAATAAAATTGCTCTTGTCCCGGACCATTTCACACCCAATAAAGATATAAAAAGTGCTACGCAGACAAAGATTATAAGAGAGTTTGCTAAAACACAAAAGATTAGATATTACTTTGAGGTGGGCAGAATGGGTGTTGAACATGCACTTCTTCCAGAACTTGCACTTGTTGGACCCGGTATGCTTGTTGTAGGAGCAGACTCACATACCTGCACATATGGTGCGATGGGATGTTTTTCAACAGGTGTTGGCTCAACAGATCTTGCCTGTGCAATGATATTAGGAAAGGTGTGGCTAAAAGTCCCACAGCAAATAAAATTTATTTGTAAAGGAAGATTCAAAAAATGGGTTGGTGGGAAAGACCTGATATTAAGTATAATCGGTGACATAGGAGTAGATGGTGCATTAGACCGTTCTATGGAGTTTGAAGGCAGCGCAATAGAAATCCTTCCGATAGAAGAAAGGCTTGCAATGTGTAACATGGCAGTTGAGGCGGGTGCACAAAATGGGATTATAGCACCCGATGGCCTTACACAGAAATATTTAGAACAGGGACTAAAAAGAGCAAAACAGGATGGTTTTCCCGGCGATACTATGCGATATTTTAATTTTGATTTGAAAAGTGATGAGAATGCCATATATGAAAAAGTTCATCAGTACAATGTAGACAACCTTTTACCCCTTGTTGCACTTCCTCATTTACCAAGTAATGTAAAACCTGCAAGAGAAATTAAAAATATGAAGATAGATCAGGTTATAATAGGTTCGTGCACAAACGGAAGAATTACAGATTTAAGAATAGCAGCAAAGATACTGAAAGGGAAAAAGGTTCATAAAAATGTTCGTCTTATTGTAATTCCTGCAACACAATGGACATACAGACAGGCAAACAGAGAAGAACTTCTTGATATATTTGTAGACGCCGGCGGGGCTGTTTCAACTCCTACCTGTGGTCCTTGTTTAGGCGGACATATGGGAATACTTGCAGAAGGTGAAAGGGCAGTTGCAACAACAAACAGGAATTTTGTAGGAAGGATGGGGCATCCCAAAAGCGAGGTAATACTTTCAGGTCCTGCAGTTGCTATCTCAAGTGCAATACTTGGAAGGGTTGCGGACCCTGAGGAAATAAAGAGATAG
- a CDS encoding secondary thiamine-phosphate synthase enzyme has product MKSYRQEIWFQTKNRQEFINITDEVTSTVVKSNIKEGLCLVNAMHITAAVFINDDEEGLHKDFKIWLEKLAPYEKNFYRHNKTGEDNADSHMKRTIMGREVVVAVTNGNLDIGQWEQIFYGEFDGKRRKRVLIKIIGE; this is encoded by the coding sequence ATGAAATCTTATAGACAAGAAATATGGTTTCAAACAAAAAACAGACAAGAATTTATTAACATTACGGACGAGGTTACATCAACTGTTGTTAAAAGCAATATAAAAGAAGGATTATGCCTTGTAAATGCAATGCACATTACAGCGGCTGTTTTTATCAACGATGATGAGGAAGGGCTTCATAAAGACTTTAAAATCTGGCTTGAAAAACTTGCACCTTACGAAAAAAATTTTTACAGACACAATAAAACCGGTGAAGATAATGCAGACTCGCACATGAAAAGGACAATAATGGGACGTGAGGTTGTGGTTGCAGTAACAAACGGCAATCTTGACATTGGCCAATGGGAACAAATCTTTTATGGTGAGTTTGATGGCAAAAGGCGAAAAAGAGTTCTGATTAAAATAATCGGCGAATAA
- a CDS encoding nucleoside-diphosphate sugar epimerase produces the protein MPKVLITGGAGFIGSHLAERLVKDLDEVFILDDLSTGSKLNIEHLIGDRCHFFHDTIFNHNLLSDLIQSVDVIYHFAASVGVCYVLDHPLKSLQINVQGTENILDIVSTFNKKVFIASSSEIYGKNEKVPLSEDDDRILGSTRIFRWSYACSKTMDEFLVAAYRRERGLKAVIGRFFNICGPRQTGRYGMVIPRFIEQALSEKPITVYGDGEQIRTFTYVCDAIEATVGLMNTEKAESEIFNIGSSEPVRIKELAEIVKEITKSNSEIIYIPYEKAYEKDFEDMRCRVPDITKIQRTIDYKPKYDLKKMIQEILKDLH, from the coding sequence ATGCCAAAAGTATTAATAACCGGTGGTGCTGGTTTTATAGGTTCCCATCTTGCAGAAAGGCTTGTTAAAGATTTAGATGAGGTTTTTATATTAGATGACCTATCAACAGGTTCAAAATTAAATATTGAACATCTAATCGGGGATAGATGTCATTTTTTTCATGATACAATATTTAACCATAACCTATTAAGTGACCTTATCCAGAGTGTAGATGTTATATATCATTTTGCGGCATCTGTCGGGGTTTGTTATGTACTTGACCATCCCTTAAAATCACTCCAGATAAATGTGCAAGGCACAGAAAATATTTTAGATATTGTAAGCACTTTTAATAAAAAGGTGTTTATAGCATCTTCAAGTGAGATATATGGAAAAAATGAAAAGGTGCCACTCTCGGAAGATGACGATAGGATACTCGGCTCAACAAGGATATTCAGATGGAGTTATGCCTGTTCAAAGACAATGGATGAGTTTTTGGTTGCAGCATACCGAAGGGAAAGGGGATTAAAGGCTGTTATCGGAAGGTTCTTTAATATATGCGGACCAAGACAGACGGGCAGGTATGGTATGGTGATCCCAAGATTTATAGAACAGGCACTCTCTGAAAAACCTATTACAGTGTACGGGGATGGAGAACAGATAAGAACATTTACATATGTTTGTGATGCGATAGAGGCAACCGTAGGTCTTATGAACACAGAAAAAGCAGAGTCTGAGATATTTAATATAGGAAGCAGTGAACCTGTTCGTATTAAAGAACTTGCCGAAATTGTAAAAGAAATAACAAAAAGTAATTCAGAGATTATTTATATCCCATATGAAAAGGCATATGAAAAAGATTTTGAAGATATGAGATGCAGGGTGCCGGACATAACAAAGATACAAAGGACGATAGACTATAAACCAAAGTATGATTTGAAAAAAATGATTCAGGAGATTTTAAAGGATTTGCATTGA